A genomic stretch from Candidatus Thiothrix anitrata includes:
- the xerD gene encoding site-specific tyrosine recombinase XerD, which yields MTSVKKSLPAIIRLTCLNQALIDRFLDAFWSERGASRNTLASYERDLRLLCHWLGEQGSTLEHATRGDLLEYLAIRVRDGAKSTSTSRLLSSMRRFYRWQVRENMRKDDPSAQIEMPKQGRYLPTVLSEIEVDALLAAPDNTQPLGLRDRAMLELLYATGVRVSELVGIRLHEISLSNGVIRITGKGGKERLVPLGEESHEWITAYLREARPILMQGKPIDEHVFVTARGGGMTRQMFWVLIQRYASQAGIARSISPHTLRHAFATHLLNHGADLRVVQMLLGHTDLSTTQIYTHVAQARLQDLHREHHPRG from the coding sequence ATGACTTCTGTAAAAAAATCCCTACCCGCTATCATTCGCTTAACATGCCTTAATCAGGCATTAATTGATCGTTTTTTAGATGCCTTTTGGTCGGAACGGGGAGCAAGCCGTAATACTCTCGCCAGTTATGAGCGCGATTTACGTTTGTTGTGTCATTGGCTGGGGGAGCAGGGCAGCACGCTGGAACACGCGACACGCGGGGATTTGCTCGAATATTTAGCGATTCGGGTACGCGATGGGGCAAAATCGACCTCTACTTCACGCTTGCTTTCCAGTATGCGGCGTTTTTACCGCTGGCAAGTGCGTGAAAATATGCGTAAAGATGACCCTTCCGCCCAGATTGAAATGCCGAAACAGGGGCGTTATTTACCCACCGTGCTGTCAGAAATCGAAGTTGATGCGTTATTAGCCGCACCCGACAATACTCAGCCGCTGGGGTTGCGGGATCGGGCGATGTTGGAATTGCTGTACGCTACCGGCGTGCGGGTGTCGGAATTGGTGGGGATTCGCTTGCACGAAATATCCTTGTCAAACGGGGTAATCCGCATCACCGGCAAAGGCGGTAAAGAACGTCTCGTACCCTTGGGCGAAGAATCACACGAGTGGATCACTGCGTATTTACGCGAAGCCCGCCCCATCCTGATGCAAGGCAAACCGATTGATGAACACGTGTTTGTTACCGCACGCGGCGGCGGGATGACGCGCCAGATGTTCTGGGTACTGATTCAACGTTATGCGTCGCAAGCGGGAATCGCCCGCTCGATTTCACCGCATACGTTGCGCCATGCGTTTGCGACTCACTTGCTGAATCACGGCGCGGATTTGCGGGTGGTGCAAATGCTACTGGGGCATACCGACTTGTCGACCACGCAGATTTATACCCATGTGGCGCAGGCACGGTTGCAGGATTTGCATCGGGAACATCATCCGCGAGGGTAG
- a CDS encoding PfkB family carbohydrate kinase — MSFILITGNATLDLVNCVAHYPHEDEELRALEQWSDLGGNAATMARVLAAHRHRCDWVGVVANDSDGDKILATLKAHQVGVEHADCQVGASPVSYITVNQQNGSRTIVHYRDLPELAAEAFMEIEVERYDWLHFEGRNVAALGEMLQFARERVVDQPLSLEIEKVRDGLEDLIPLVDVVLFSRAYAQVQGFNDAVSFLQDRQATHGALWMTCTWGEQGAWAIDHDGAIFHEPALVTPVVMDTVGAGDVFNAGLVHALATGQPLEQALQYAVQLAGRKVQQQGFQSVGL; from the coding sequence ATGAGTTTTATTTTAATCACCGGCAATGCCACGCTGGATCTTGTCAATTGCGTCGCGCATTACCCGCACGAAGACGAAGAGCTGCGAGCGTTGGAACAATGGAGCGATTTAGGAGGCAATGCGGCGACCATGGCGCGGGTATTAGCCGCACACCGTCACCGTTGCGATTGGGTTGGGGTCGTCGCCAATGACAGTGACGGCGATAAAATCCTTGCCACCTTAAAAGCCCACCAAGTCGGCGTTGAACACGCTGACTGTCAGGTGGGTGCGTCACCGGTATCGTACATTACCGTCAATCAGCAAAATGGCAGTCGCACGATTGTGCATTACCGCGATTTACCCGAATTAGCCGCCGAAGCTTTCATGGAAATCGAAGTGGAGCGTTACGACTGGCTGCACTTTGAAGGGCGTAATGTCGCCGCCTTGGGTGAAATGCTGCAATTCGCACGTGAACGGGTGGTGGATCAACCACTGTCGCTGGAAATCGAAAAAGTGCGTGACGGGCTGGAAGACTTGATTCCATTGGTGGATGTGGTGCTGTTTTCGCGTGCTTACGCGCAGGTACAAGGTTTTAACGATGCAGTGAGTTTTTTGCAGGATCGTCAGGCAACCCACGGCGCGTTGTGGATGACCTGTACTTGGGGTGAGCAAGGTGCTTGGGCGATTGATCATGACGGTGCTATTTTTCACGAACCCGCGCTGGTCACCCCCGTGGTCATGGATACCGTAGGGGCGGGTGATGTATTTAACGCAGGTTTAGTCCACGCGCTGGCTACCGGGCAACCGTTGGAGCAAGCCCTGCAATACGCAGTGCAATTAGCAGGGCGTAAAGTGCAGCAGCAGGGCTTCCAAAGTGTTGGGCTTTAA
- a CDS encoding serine protease has product MYKVLGIIFILLLPWQVAGANTDRMMRIVGGNPVGQNAWPSVVAIKTTATGDVLCGGNLIHPLWVLTAAHCVKGEAAGLSYEYTPADMVIFSGAIGLDSPKGRHMEVKRVVVHPHYNANNGANDLALLMLTAPLEGATMPVYANNPPPGTAATVVGWGARQPNGSDGIPANYPRTLHQVTIPIVDNAVCNRPTSYGGKIQSNMLCAGLPQGGKDACVGDSGGPLMVRLNGVYRQVGIVSQGDGCARPGKYGIYTRVANYAPWIQQYAPPPYAGMPITSPNNPKMLYPGGAGGMDLAWLMGILSAILIAVGIRMSVTRAKYCRVPPACATNALPRKARTETR; this is encoded by the coding sequence ATGTATAAGGTATTGGGGATAATTTTTATCCTGCTTTTGCCATGGCAAGTAGCGGGCGCAAATACTGACAGAATGATGCGTATTGTGGGGGGGAATCCGGTTGGTCAAAATGCGTGGCCATCGGTGGTCGCGATAAAAACCACAGCAACGGGTGATGTGTTATGTGGTGGTAATTTAATTCATCCGCTTTGGGTGCTAACCGCTGCGCATTGTGTCAAAGGGGAAGCTGCTGGCCTAAGCTATGAATATACCCCGGCTGATATGGTCATTTTTTCCGGTGCAATTGGGCTAGACTCCCCCAAAGGGCGGCACATGGAAGTCAAGCGAGTGGTGGTTCACCCCCATTATAACGCCAACAATGGTGCCAATGACCTTGCCCTATTAATGTTAACCGCCCCCCTAGAAGGTGCGACCATGCCGGTTTACGCCAATAATCCACCGCCCGGCACTGCCGCCACGGTGGTCGGTTGGGGAGCACGCCAACCCAATGGCAGCGATGGCATTCCCGCCAATTACCCGCGCACTTTGCACCAAGTCACCATTCCAATTGTGGATAATGCAGTCTGCAATCGCCCAACATCTTACGGCGGCAAGATACAAAGCAACATGCTGTGCGCGGGTTTGCCGCAAGGTGGCAAAGATGCCTGCGTCGGCGACAGTGGCGGGCCTTTGATGGTGCGTTTAAACGGGGTTTACCGTCAAGTCGGCATCGTCAGCCAAGGCGATGGTTGCGCCCGCCCCGGCAAATACGGCATTTATACCCGCGTTGCCAATTACGCACCTTGGATTCAGCAATACGCACCACCACCGTATGCCGGAATGCCAATTACCTCACCCAACAATCCCAAAATGCTTTATCCCGGTGGTGCGGGCGGTATGGATTTGGCATGGTTAATGGGTATATTGAGCGCGATTCTAATCGCCGTCGGAATCAGGATGAGCGTAACACGTGCAAAGTATTGTCGAGTTCCACCTGCTTGCGCAACAAACGCTTTACCCCGAAAGGCACGAACTGAAACAAGGTAA